In Phycisphaerae bacterium, a single window of DNA contains:
- the sucD gene encoding succinate--CoA ligase subunit alpha, which produces MSILVDKQTRLICQGITGKAGAFHTAQCLEYGTQIVGGCTPGKGGTKSEHGLPVFDTCHAAVDATGADATMIFVPAPAAAEAAMEAADAGIKLVVLITEGIPTLDMVKARKYLDDQGTLLIGPNCPGIITPGQCKVGIMPGYIHQAPTPGSRNVGIISRSGTLTYEAVWQCSERGFAQTTCVGIGGDPVKGLNFIELLDLFEADPETHAIVMIGEIGGTDEEKAAAHIRARIRKPVIAFIAGQTAPPGRRMGHAGAIISGGEGTAKSKIAALREAGVTVSDSPATIGEAVAKVLS; this is translated from the coding sequence ATGAGCATTCTCGTCGATAAGCAGACGCGGTTGATCTGCCAGGGCATCACCGGCAAGGCGGGGGCGTTTCACACGGCGCAGTGCCTGGAGTATGGCACGCAGATCGTGGGCGGTTGCACGCCCGGGAAGGGCGGCACGAAGTCCGAGCACGGTTTGCCGGTGTTTGATACGTGCCATGCCGCCGTCGATGCGACCGGTGCCGACGCGACGATGATCTTCGTGCCCGCGCCGGCCGCGGCCGAGGCGGCGATGGAAGCGGCGGACGCGGGCATCAAGCTGGTGGTGCTGATCACCGAAGGCATTCCGACGCTCGACATGGTGAAGGCCCGCAAGTACCTGGACGACCAGGGCACACTGCTGATCGGGCCGAACTGCCCGGGCATCATCACGCCGGGCCAGTGCAAGGTCGGGATCATGCCGGGCTACATCCACCAGGCGCCGACGCCGGGCTCGCGCAACGTCGGGATCATCTCGCGCAGCGGCACGCTCACGTATGAGGCGGTGTGGCAGTGCAGCGAGCGCGGATTTGCGCAGACGACCTGCGTCGGCATCGGCGGCGACCCCGTGAAAGGTCTGAATTTCATCGAGCTGCTCGACCTGTTCGAGGCGGATCCCGAGACGCACGCGATCGTCATGATCGGCGAGATCGGCGGGACGGACGAGGAGAAGGCCGCGGCACACATCCGCGCGCGCATCCGCAAGCCCGTGATTGCCTTCATCGCCGGCCAGACCGCGCCGCCCGGCCGGCGGATGGGTCATGCGGGCGCGATCATCTCCGGCGGCGAAGGCACGGCGAAGTCCAAGATCGCGGCGCTGCGCGAAGCGGGCGTGACGGTCAGCGACAGCCCGGCGACGATCGGCGAAGCGGTGGCGAAGGTGTTGTCGTAG